Proteins encoded together in one Labeo rohita strain BAU-BD-2019 chromosome 21, IGBB_LRoh.1.0, whole genome shotgun sequence window:
- the nr6a1b gene encoding nuclear receptor subfamily 6 group A member 1-B isoform X2, whose product MSRKQRNRCQYCRLQKCLQMGMNRKAIREDGMPGGRNKMIGPVQISLEEIERIMSGQEFKEGAELSDTWSHGYSNHSSPGNSISDGGQTLSFSALSTSCSVDVSTYPVSCRDQCSSPQLTHSFLLCKYPLPPSTGSSLKTQSHTLSAQLLAAEDLTPLTTPMVIEEGYNVTQSELLALLCRIADELLFRQIVWLKRLPFYSDLSIKDCTRLLGASWHQLILLSSLTVHSGQILGELANITHQYTPSSLTLQGFGEDAMEVMESLNFLFRKFHQLNISNEEYSCLKTITLLNQDMAGLCNTSTLEQLSERYWSVCRDLTERLHPRRPKRFSDIITCLTEIRHTSGKMMAIPLEQLPLLFKAVLYSCTTNQNPWLANSSTSKT is encoded by the exons ATGTCCCGCAAGCAACGCAACCGCTGTCAGTACTGCAGACTCCAGAAATGCCTTCAGATGGGAATGAACCGCAAGG CAATCAGAGAGGATGGTATGCCAGGAGGGAGGAATAAAATGATTGGACCTGTACAG ATCTCGCTGGAGGAGATCGAACGCATCATGTCTGGCCAGGAGTTTAAAGAAGGAGCTGAACTATCAGATACGTGGAGCCACGGCTACAGTAACCACAGTTCACCTGGCAACAGTATCTCCGATGGCGGTCAGACCTTATCTTTTTCCGCGCTGTCAACCAG CTGTTCTGTGGATGTGAGCACATACCCCGTGTCCTGTAGAGATCAGTGCAGCAGTCCTCAGCTAACACACTCTTTCCTGTTGTGTAAATATCCTTTACCGCCCTCTACTGGCAGCAGCCTGAAGACTCAATCACACACATTATCAGCACAGCTGCTGGCTGCTGAAGACCTCACACCTCTCACTACACCCATGGTCATAGAAGAGGG GTATAACGTGACTCAGTCGGAGCTGTTGGCTCTGCTGTGCCGTATAGCAGATGAGCTGTTATTCAGACAGATTGTCTGGCTGAAGCGTTTACCCTTCTACAGCGATCTGTCCATCAAAGACTGCACTCGTTTACTGGGCGCTTCCTGGCATCAGCTCATTCTGCTCTCCTCGCTCACGGTGCACAGCGGACAGATACTGGGAGAACTAGCTAACATCACACACCAGTACACACCATCCAGCCTGACACTACAGGG gtttggtgaggaTGCTATGGAGGTCATGGAGAGTTTAAATTTTCTCTTCCGTAAGTTTCATCAACTAAATATCAGCAATGAGGAGTACAGCTGCTTAAAGACCATCACCCTGCTCAATCAAG atATGGCAGGTTTGTGTAACACATCCACGCTGGAACAGTTAAGTGAAAGGTACTGGTCCGTGTGCCGTGACCTGACGGAACGACTCCACCCTCGCCGACCCAAACGCTTCTCTGACATCATCACCTGCCTTACTGAGATACGCCATACCTCag